The Epinephelus lanceolatus isolate andai-2023 chromosome 14, ASM4190304v1, whole genome shotgun sequence region TATTAGCTTCTTGACAGAGAAAACCCATGACGGGAAAGCAAGGATTGTACACGGGGAGGTCCACTGACATTCTTCATGTGATGGGGGTAAggtgtatactgtatatgtgctGTCCTTGTCAGAGCAGTTTCCATCCCTACATACATGTATACTGTAAGGCATCCAAGTCTCTCAAGTCTGTGCTCCAACGCATATTTAGACACTGGCGCAGCGCTGGGACGGAGATGGGCACGGGGATGGACAGACCAGCTGGCTGTGAAAACTGCTGTTGCCCTGCCGTCCGGCAGCCGCCGCCATCTCACCGCTGCCCAGCACGTCTGAGCAGAGCGACTCCACCGCGTCCAGCCTCTCAATCTGCACCAGGCGTGTCAGCAGGTCGGGGATGCTGTAGCCCGCTGTGCTCACTCTCTCGAAGAGCTGCAGGCCGTCGCTCATGCCACCGATCTCATCGCGCTTTAGCCCGAAGCTCTCGGCCAGGTGCCTCCACGTCTTTACCACAGCCGCCTCGCTGCTGTAGGAGGAGCTCAGCATGCGGCTGGTCTTCTCCAGACAGTCAAAGGGAAGCTCTGTGGGGCTCAGGCCTGGAGAGAAACAGGAGTGTTAGCGACattatttttagccatgctagtggTGCAGCTGTATGGAAGGCAAAGTGGGTCATTCGATCAGTTCACCATTTTGTGTCCAGACTGAAAATGATGAGAGAAAAGTATTGGAAGGATTAcagtgaaatttggcacagatatTCAAGGTCCTCAGAGAACATCAGCCGCATTATGTGTTTAGTTCTAATGATCAAATGTTAGGtcgctaacatgctaaactaagatggtgaacaagTCTAAATTTTGTTTACTTGTGGAGCAATATCCCTGTGGAGTGATTtaatgacttcttttttttcttcaaaatgaTACAACACAGTTCATACAAAGAGTTCATCTTTAGCAGAGAGATGTAAAACTCTCCCACAGTATCGACAGAAATCAATTCTTGATTACAAGCCTTGGTAagatcaatattttttttctgtgtaagAGAGACTTACCCTCCGTCACATTGCAGGCCCTGGCATACAGATCCAGGATCTTTTTCCTTCGGCTTTGTAGCATCtgtgtgtgaataaaaaaagacagtgtgTGAGTTCCAGATGAAGCTTAACTGAGGATCTGTTCACAGTCATATCTTTCACTCtagtgatgtttttaaaagcttcAATTTCCTACCCCCGgggttttattgttgttgactGCGTTCACACTGCTGATGTGGTTGGTGCTGGCAAAGTGGTTGACATTGCCGATGTGGTTGGGACTGGGGATGTTGTTGGCCTGTCCGGCTGCAGTGGTTGGGGATGCTGTGCAGGCTCGTTCCTGCTCCAGGAGGCCCAGAGAGAGCAGGCAGAGGTCGGGCTTGTTTCCCAGGTTGACGAGGCACGGGTTGGGGTTGTTGGTCTCAGCTGATCCCTGCTTGTCTGATGCCGCCTCCTCGTCGCTGTCTATGCTGCGGCTCAACAGCTGCTCATTCTCTGACGATGCGTCATTttcactgcacacacaaacacacacatatttcaaTATATTTTCATGTGCATACACTCACTGGTATCCcataaaacagtggttcccaactggtccagccacagggtccagatttctccttagtcagtAGTttgaggtccacacagtttattacattcatacttgcgtttggccatgacATTGAGCTAGTTTCCTGTCTtagtcaagtagctgtctgttagtcactcattCTACAGAACAGCacaagctctgtgctggaaattcactgtacttaaaaatttagtgtttttttttttttttttttacaaacttggcaCATTTATGAGTCACTTACAGTCAATTCAGAGTGGGCCCACAATCTACTTCTGGACCACGAcctaccagttgggaaccactgccataCACTTTAGATGTGTATGGTTTTCCATTGATTAGCTCAAGCTCCTAGACAGCACCTAGTAATTGCCCAATGGCAACctttggggctgaaaaatgaagccaacatggaagtgtcaaaaactgcagttcctctactggccacttgaggctggctccctTGGCCagtaaatccccatagacccccatgttaaaatgtccaacatggtcacttctggctccaaaaatccaagatggtgacaggcaaaatgtcaaactcattCACTTTCTgaaactgcttatcctgttatgggttgtgggggggctggagcctatcccagctgacattaggcaagaggcagggtacaccctggacaggtcgccaaaatactgcagggctgacacatagagacagacaaccattcacactcacattcacacctacggataatttagagtcaccagttaattTGCATgactttggattgtgggaggaagccggagcacctggagaaaacccactcCACACATGTTGTTTCCCTGTGTTCCCACATTGTATTTTTAGCTAAAGTAACCCcactgctggctgtagcttcatatttgcCGTTCAGACAAGATAATAAAGTGAATGATTATTTCCCAAGCTTCAACGATAACTGAATATTATAACCTTAATGAAGGTAAGGGTCCTTGCAGACTTCTTGTACTGGATTGCATTAGTTTTAGCTATGTGTGTATATTCCTTTGAACGTCTCTTCCCTCACACTCTGTTGCTTTGCACTCTCATATATCTGcacaaatgcactatttctGTTTCAGGTAATCAAAATAACTCTGCAGAATATGCAGTTTTTCTGTCCCACTGCATAATGAAATGGTGTGAGTGACAGCTAATGCACACAGGATGACTCTGTGTCTTTGCAAACCTTAAAGAAACTTTGACACATGAAAATGAAGCAGAGAAGAatgctgttattgttgttgccATAGCTGCTGATGTTCCTAAGCTGTTTCTGTGATTGACTGAAATAGCCCTGCGTTTTACAACATGATACCATGTAATATCATTTGATTACCCGTCCTCTTCCTCCCTATGCCGGCTCTGGATTTTCTCCCGAAAGCACCTTGTTGACAGAGATGCTCACAGAATGCCATTGTTTCAGAGTCCCACGCTCTTCTCctgaacgcacacacacaagatggCATTGTTTCCTGGACATCTAACACCCACTCTGGCAGCTAAAGCAGTGAGTTAGCACATCCTCTGGCATGCTGCTATACCACACTGTTTACTGCTATTgatgctgagagagagagagtgtgtgtgtgtgtgtgtgtgtgtgtgtgtacccccCCTCCATATATTGGAAGAGTGAATCAATCTAAGCATGTTCACTACGGGCACTGTAACATTTGAGCACAATGGCTCACTGTAGGTTCGTGTGCAGCACTGTATGCTATCATGTATTCCCACACTTCCCTCCGCGCACTCGCCACCAGCTCCGATAAAGCGGCATTGTCTGCACATGAAGGATGAGATGTATGCAGAAAGACGAAGGTGAGAAAACTGATGTTCTTTTGTTGTCTGCCAGGACGTGCTTTCACCTGGTGGTTGGTTTTAGGCGAAGCTTGGAATAAATACCCCTATCCATGTCGACACCTACCCCGTCTGCCCTTCTCAGTGTTTGCTAGGCTTCAGGGCTCATCTAAGCTACCtcacccaccaccaccaccccccaaACCCACCTCTGTGCCTGCTCCAAAGCCACATAATGACTCTCtgcttcattaaaaacaaaaaaccctcaACTTGCTTTCTACatgccttacacacacacacacacacacacacacatatttacgtAGACAAAAAAACAGGCCAGCAGCAATGATACTACTACTGCAGTGACTTGTTCTGTGGTGGCTTAATTATGGGCAGATactgaaaaaatgacaaaaggtTCTTtctgctgtgtctttgtgacgCCAcgtacaaatgcacacacacacacacacacacacacacacacttaaagatAAGAACACAGTGGTGAATATAAAATACTCTatgtttcccatacattcagTACATACAGTTCTGAAgcataatacacacacacatttgaatAAGCACAAAATGGTGTATAAATACAGTTATTATAGAGAGACACACATACCCTAAGGTTTATATAATTCataaacatacatacacatccaatttgagattttttttatggtGGATTAAGATGCCGGTGAATGAAAGGCGCTAGTGTTGGTGCTGAGAGCAATAAATGGTGGAGTAGTACGGACTACCGATAACAATAACATCAGAATATGGAGAACATCATAATATAGAGTTAGAGCTCTAAACATAATGGCCGTTCTACCTTTGGTGTGTAAATCCCTTTCAAACCTCAGTAGATATACTAAAACGAAGTTGGTGTCCAAGCTCAAGTAGAAAACATTTGTCCGATTTGTTAACCCTTTAGTCCATTTCGATCATTTCAAGGACAGACATGTTTAGATTTCAATAGGAAGCTTGTTTTGTGCCCTGAATGTTTTGTGCACTCAGTATTGCTTAGCTTGATATCAGTTTGTCTGCTTTAGTTTGTTCAACTGAGGAGTATCGATGTGGTGAAGTTCTTTGTGAATGTAGCGTGTCACTCACCTTTTCACCGTCTTCTGAGGAGCAGCTTTTAGTTTGTCGAACTCATCTTTCTCTGAGTAAATCACCACGTTATCTAAGGGAGAaaggaaactgatgtttatacgtgattttttttctcacaaatacataaaacacagagagaaaagtcAGTAGAAATAACACTGCAAATACAGTAAAATCTCACATGATGTTGGTTACCTGCCGTTTCATATGTGACAAGAATGCCATGTTACACTCAAACATCTCCAAAGGTCTCTTGGGTGTGTGTTGATTTAATGcaagacacatttttgctgacagTGGCAATAACCACAGAATGGCAAAAATTTCTCTTCATATCTCATATATTATTCCCTCTTTtaaaagtgacatattttcactGTGACTCTTAACAAATGCACACAAATCATTTTGGTACATGtcaaagtcatttttattttggtggGTTATAGTCATAGACTTTAAAGAAAAATGGATGTTGCCACCATTATATGACCATATTTAGATGAGAGGGAGCTGTGGAGGACCAAGggttggatctgactcataTACTCTGACGATGCCTTGCAGACAGCTTGTTATTGAAAGCGACTCCCCcctaattatgcgtaactttaagccttagtTAAATTTAAACAGATCAGTTATAGAAAAACTCACCCCCCAAACAGTTGTCATGAGTGGGATATTTGCAATGGAGACCGAATTGTtatttgtaccaggctgtaaacgtgtttatttctgctgtaaagttgagtatTTTAACACAAGGGTCTATGAGCCTGTTTAAACCTGGTATTAACAAGCATTTCGATGATCTGAACACCAGTGGATAGCCGAGACACATCTTGGTTCAGACCTGTGTCTATCAAgcgtctccagctgaccacttgtgttcagatttcatTACTGCCTATGTCACTTTTTATGGAGGGTCAAAGGGCCTCATAAACAATTACTACGTCCACTCTCTCCATAGCTGTTCACTAGTCATATTAGCAGTTGTGTCGGTACAGCTGGAGAACTCGCTGTTTTCAACATGCAGAATTCAACATGTCTCCTTCCATAGGGCAAAATGATCACGCAACACTGCATTCAACTCATTGTATAAAGTTATAGAGCATTAACATGCTGCCATCAAAACAACCACCATGATGCATCAGGATACTTTAGCATTTACACTCCAAAAGATATGCAGTCAAATGCCTCCCAGACCACTTtggcaagtggtttgagtgatcaAATCACAATGGGTCTTTGTGGTCAATTACATCTGTATTTAGTGCTTTCCACTTGAGATCGGATCACCCaagatgcatgttaataccaggtgtaaacaggctgtAAGGGAATCAACTccctcttggagccagcctcaggtggccattagaggaactgcggTTTTTTCGAACTTCCATGTTGGattaatttttcagccccagagatTTCCGTGTGGTTACTGTACAGCGCAAATTAAAGATCTAAAATTAAGAAAAGATCTCAGATCTGATTTTGtggacttttgttttttactgcaaaGTAAGGCCAGATTAAACCTACCAACCCTTTTGGTAATAATTGTTGGCATGAGTTGAAGTACCCTAAAGAGAAAAGGTCCCTGAGGCTAAAAGGATGTATACCACGAACAGAGTAACTGCAGCTTAAGGGATGTATAAAATGATTACCATGACTATTATGTGAAATTACACTTACATCATGGATACTGATGGGGATAGACAGCGTAATGAGTGAATACCTAAGTGGAACAAatgctgtgtgtgcgtgtgtgtgtatgagagagtgtgtgtgtgtgaatttaaGCGTCTGTGTCTTTCATCTCACAGCCTTATTAACTCAGTGTCTACGTGAGTGACAGCTAGCTCCGGTAGAGCTCCAAGCAATGGGCTTCTCTCccacgtacacacacaaacacacacgcgcacacatgcacactcattGTAACCGCACAGTTATTTAACAATGCaggcatttattttttaatcacactATAACTACTTAATCGTGTTTTTTTAGCTATTACATGATTAAGTCCACTGCCTTGTTGTACCACAAAATGTGTCCGTGGCTGcagatacagtgtgtgtgtgtgtgtatgtgtgtgcatccaCACCACATGTAAGTGGTTAGTCAGTCAGTCTGTGAGTGAAATTGAACAGAGCATCATTGTCAGGAGAAATGGCGCCTAAAGCAACGTATGGCTTTAGCTTTGGAAGCTTCACATTCCACCATGATGTACTCATCATACTGCAGGTCtgtcagtacacacacacacacacacacacacacacacacacacacaagcacacacttgGATTTGCATATATTATGCTACATGCTACATAAATAAGCGCATACATACGCGACAGAGCAAACACTATTAACATTTAGATGGGATTGGGTTTATTTGATTACATATTTAGTATAGCTGTAATCAGTGTTGCATTGGTTGTTGGAGGGCAGATCTTTACATGAAGTGAGAGTTCAAGTGTCTCATAATTCATACACACATGCTGCTCCAGAGACTCTTCTGCTTGACCATAACACAATTCTGAAGGAAACCCAGAATTTGCAATTTACAGCTtcaataaaatcaaaaatatatatatcaacGAAGTGCAGAGCACTACAGGAGTGTCTTGGATATACCTTTGCAGATATAAGTGTGTCCACTGATAACATAGCGTTTAGGTTTGAAGAATAATTTAGACATAATCGATGGTATAGAGGTAAAATTACACAGTGTTGCTCCAATCACTGCTGGGTGGTATCTGTGCTGCAACTGACGGTTAAGTAAATTGTGTGCTGTGTCACTGTGACTCTTGCAGAGTAATTTTATAGTCGTTAAAGCGGAGggtggcaaaaaaaacaaaacaaaaaaaaaaaacaacctaattATAGTTTGTTTCGTTACTGCAATCATGAtgctttgtgtgtctttgtgaagTTGGGAGTGTTTCAAAGTTTAAACTGCATCTGCTATTGAGTATAGATTTTGTAGGCTCTCTTTTCGGAACTGTGCAATGTGCAAGAGAAGTTTATGGAAGCATGGAAATGATCAGATTGTGACCGTTGGCCTGTTTATTTTTACAGATATGAAAACACTGAGAACGCTGGAGAGGGAAGGACAGATGGTCTGCACATAAACAGTCACTGGGTTATTGTATGCTCGTGCTCTGCTTTGTTTCTGCAATTTATTTCTactttttaaattacaaaagAAACATCTACCTACACAGTAACAACAGCTACTTTTATTCTCAAGCAGTGCTGGCTTTTACTGCCTGACCTTAGTTTAATAATGTCTAACTATTTTAATGTATAGTCCTCTTAATGATGCCTATTGGCACTATTGCTTCACTCAGTGGTGTCCTCACCTGCTCACTAGTATGCTACTTATTAAACAGATTCTTGTAGTATTACATTTATGTGCAGTTAAATACCATCACTTGTTTGTTATAAACTTGGATCCAAGCCCTTGTCCCGGTGGCCATGTTTATGAACACAAATGTGGATAATGTTAGAATTGTGTATACAAGGATATAAATCACAAAATTACTCGTGTTTCATGAACACATCCAATCTGGTACACAATCAAAACCAGGAAAAGCCTCATAACCAGGATactagtgtgcatgtaaacaagaCTCCTAATTATTAAGCTAGAATACAGATGGGAGTTAAGTCAGGTCATGAAAGACACCACACAGGAAGCCATTAAGAAGCTTAAATGCTGCGTGAGCTCATTAATTGTTAAATGTGAGTGTATGGATGTGTGTTCCATGTCTCACCAGGGACATCTTTCTTGTCTTCCTGTTTGTTGGTCTGAGCTTCCACTGCCTTCACAACTTGTCCAGAACAAcatgctgcagacacacacacattagaaaCATTATAAACCACTAATATCAACATTTAACAGaagatgtgtgtttttgtgagtctgtctgtctgtctcaccctGGCCACTCGGTTTGGCCTTCAAGatataaaacatgatgatgaggACAATGGCGATGGCCATGATGAAAATGGTCGACATGGCGATAATGAGAGCCGTTGCTAGGTGACCTTGTCCGGTGGGATCTGAAACATGGAGGCAatgatgtaatgtaatgttaatgaatagtgtgtgtgtgtgtgtgtgtgtgtgtgtgtttaaaatataaaaatagaaaCAATGGATGGTAGCAGATAGGGATGCACAGGTCTGATACTTATATCGGATATCTGAGCAGATACTGAATCAGAGAGCTGGATGGGGTATCAATGGAGCCAATCTATTCAATtcaatgtttatttctgttttacaaAGTGAGAAAAGTGATGCTCAAGTCAAGTCTGATGTTGCCTTACACATAAATGAATGATCTCAGTCACTTCCACACAGTGAGGCATACAGCTTATCCATTAAACACCGGTATCTGATCAATATATGGAATCAGCCAAAATCTAGCCTGAAAAACTCGGATAGGTGTATCCCTAGTAATAGAGAGGTAAGGGTTGTCTGTATATTTCTGTGTGGGTATTTGCACATACCTTTATGTAGATGAGGGAACACAGTAGTGCTGCCAGGGTCGATCACAGGTTTTTCTTTTGGCCCGCCTGTTGTCCTGcctgtgaaacacacacatacatgcagacACATACAGTCAATCCTTTGTCATTAATTGTGGATATGCGTAAATAAAGTGCTGCGATGGCATTTTTTGTAGGCTGATGCCAATGGtagcatcaccctggttcccttgtcaaaaatccacttttccattggattttagattgttgccaaaaaaataagctcaatgacaaacaaaaatttATAATACTTACAAGTTTTGTTAAGCAAGCTAATCTTCACAAACTAACaacacttttatgatttttgaagcataaatgcaatcacTAGAAGTAAGAAGCTAACGTTGggctataaaaaaacaaaacggctTAACGCTGCCACTAtaatgaggctgtaaagctgagTTCAaggtgatgatgttctgtagtagatttagccacttgttagcaactgcctttttaagACACTTAAGGCTTTGAAATTCACAGTGGGGtaattactgatgtattttatgttgtagaacaaaatgtgaaagtctcttaagcctGTGTTCACCACAGACCTTAGTTTAGGCATCTAAACAGAAGCCCAttgaaaaaatccattgactttgagacgaggaaACCgagagtgcaaaaatgctaactagTTTCTGGGTTTTATGGCTCATTCCTGGACCACAGGAATGTGCAATAGCAGGGCAACTACAGTATAATCCGTCGCATTTATTCTTATCTTAAAATTTCACTGCGAAACTCGTCTTGCAGCCTTACCAACACAGGCATAAGATACATCAAAAAGTGCGGAAAATTTGGGAATGGTGTGTTATGACTTCTCTCAGAGATTCACCAAGCGATTTTTTAcgaaaatcaccaaaaaaaaaaaaaaccttcaaatTTCCCATTGACAGTGATTGGAAATCATCGAGAAATCGACGTAAACAGAGAAAAACGCTAAAATCGTGCCTACTTGAGGCCACACCAAGTTGCCAAACTTTGACATAGAAAACCGATTCAAAGTTTAAACAGCTCATGAGATTCTGGACTTTATTGGGCTAAAACGGTTTAATATGTATATGTAATACATGTAGTATGCAGCACTTGTAGCAGGCAGTACATATAGTAAATGTGTACATGTACTTAGTAGTTGGTGGCGGTAGCAGGCACCCGTCAAAATTTCTTGTGAAATTTTCTAGTTTGTCTTATTGTTTGTCCATATATTCATTGCACGCAAAACCTTAGCTACTATCAGAGGGCTAACACACATAGTTTAACATTTAGGGGAAATATGCTTAATAACTTCCTGCCAAGAGTAAGATGAGAAGATAACTCTCATATCTTTAAAGTTAAATGCACCACCAGGAGCTgcttagcctagcttagcttagcacaaagactgtaaccaaggggaaacagctaccCTCTGTATAAAGTACAGAATAAAGaaacaagatataacatgtAAATTTCTGATCTTTAGATCTTtagattttgttaccttaggaTGGTGCTAAGCTAGCAGtgtccccctgtttccagtctttgtgctaagctaagataaccaGATGCTGGCTGTACTACCATACACACATGGCCGTTAATTCAATCTTCTCattcaaatttaaaaataattagcgtatttcccaaaatgtcaaactattcctttaaagttaGTTTAATGATGCACCACTTTCTTTCAAAGATAATGCAATTTTTCAGATTGGCCGAAGGAGAAAGAACCAGAAATACTGATCGCCTTAAATATTTGTCACTGGCAGAGGCAACATGACATCTGTCACTGGTTATGGCATGTTAGCGTTGGCGTTGCATTTTATTGACTCCCCCCCTCCCCCAACAGTGTTCCATGACATCATTTTGCAAGCAGTAACACTTCACAAAAGCAAACGATCTGCACTAACAGCAGCCTGTCCTAAACTTTACCTCTCTCAGGCCTTCTCTTGCCACAGTCAACAAACTGTTGTATTGGGAAGCGTGGATACAGGGAGGATTGCTCTCATGCcagatttctttttctctctgatcACTTTCCATCACTACcactacccccccccccccttcccatctgtctctttttctggaTTATTCATCGACTGTGTTTCCTCTTTCCTAATGGAGCTGTAAACTCCTGGCAGCTCATAAATCAGCTCTTTTAATCAGTCTTTTATTTCA contains the following coding sequences:
- the edar gene encoding tumor necrosis factor receptor superfamily member EDAR, with product MSERRCQKKSIFLSSLLVCCMFASAEHSICGEYEFFNQTSNSCQACPQCQPGQEPHMTCGFGVKDEDFACVPCPQGKYSKGKYEICRRHKDCDAYYKATVRVAGTPDSDAECGPCLPGYYMLENRPRNLYRMVCHSCQNAPRNTKECRTTGGPKEKPVIDPGSTTVFPHLHKDPTGQGHLATALIIAMSTIFIMAIAIVLIIMFYILKAKPSGQACCSGQVVKAVEAQTNKQEDKKDVPDNVVIYSEKDEFDKLKAAPQKTVKSENDASSENEQLLSRSIDSDEEAASDKQGSAETNNPNPCLVNLGNKPDLCLLSLGLLEQERACTASPTTAAGQANNIPSPNHIGNVNHFASTNHISSVNAVNNNKTPGMLQSRRKKILDLYARACNVTEGLSPTELPFDCLEKTSRMLSSSYSSEAAVVKTWRHLAESFGLKRDEIGGMSDGLQLFERVSTAGYSIPDLLTRLVQIERLDAVESLCSDVLGSGEMAAAAGRQGNSSFHSQLVCPSPCPSPSQRCASV